AAAAGAAGCAAAAGATTTGATAGATGCGCTTTCGCTGCGCAAAGCCACGCTGTATAAAATAGGACTTATGATAATAGAATATCAGTATGATTATTTCTTTGGCGGAGCGATAAAGCCTATGAAGCTAAAAGACATCGCCGCTGATCTTGGGCGTTCTGCTAGCACGATTTCACGGGCGATAGCAAACAAATACTTACAAAGCCCAAGGGGGACTGAGCCACTAAAGAGCTTTTTTGCTAGTGAGGTGGGCGATGAAGAGGTCTCAAATGCTGCGCTAAAGGACTTTGTGCGTGAGCTTGTAAAGGGCGAAAATCACGCAAAACCGCTTAGTGATGAGGCGATTTTGCTTGCTATTAAAGAAAAGTTTGGTATAGAACTGGTGCGAAGAACTATCACAAAATACCGCAAAGCCTTAAATATTGCAGGTTCAAGCGAACGAAAAAAACTCTATGCTATGGCTAGTGGGTAGGAATTCCAGTTTTTCTAGCAATTAAGAATAAAAATCTAGAATTCCTAGGCTAGAATCTAGAATTCCTTATAAAATAACAATATATTAGCAAATTTTGTGTTATAATTTTAGTTATGAAAGAAGCAATAAATCACAAGATAGATGTTATAAAATCAGCGTTAAATACCGTTTTAATCGCATTTTTTGCGGTTTGTGGATATATTTACATTAACTTTGCTACGCTTGGTATTTTTGAGTTTTTGGTAGCACTTTTAGGTGCGGTGCTTTTAGCTGTTGCGTGGAGTGCATTGCTTTATCTTTTTGATAAATTTTTAAAGGAATTAAAAAATGCTAATTCTTAAAACTGTTTTGTTTTTTGGTGTTTTGATTGCTTTTGGTTGCGTGATGTTTTTTGGACTAAAATCAATGTCCGAAGAGCCAAAAGTCGTATAAAAGAGGCGGATATGAAAGAGATAAAATTAGATCTAGGAAATTATAGTTATAGCGTGTTTATCGGTCCTTTGGGTGAACTAAACTTCGCTGGCAAAGTAGCTGTGGTAACAAACCCAAAAGTAGCTGGACTACACTTAAAAACCCTGCTTAGCAAGATAAAAGCCCCAGAAGTCTACGCAATCAGCGTCCCTGATGGCGAGGAGTATAAAAATCTCTCTAGCGTGGAGAGCATTTTAGAGCAGTGCTTTACAAGCAAGCTAGACCGCAAAAGCACGATAATTAGCTTTGGCGGTGGCGTTATTAGCGATATGGCTGGCTTTGCGGCGAGCATTTATGAGCGTGGGATAGGCTATGTGGGCGTGCCTACTACTTTGCTAGCAGCTGTGGATGCTAGCGTGGGTGGTAAAACTGGCGTGAATAATAAATTCGGCAAAAATCTCATCGGCAGCTTTTATCAGCCAAGTGCTGTTTATATAGATACTAGCTTTTTAGCCACGCTTGATAGCAGAGAGATTGCAGCTGGCATGGCTGAGGCTATCAAAATGGCGGTGATGTTTGATGAAGGGTTTTTTAATGAACTTGCTAAAAAAAGCCTAAGTTATGATGAAATAATCGCAAAATGTGTGAGTCTAAAAGCTGATGTGGTAAGCCAAGATGAAAAAGAAGCAGGGCTTAGAGCAGTGCTAAACTACGGCCATACCTTTGCGCATGTTATAGAGTGCGAAGGGGGTTACAGCACGCATTTACATGGAGAGGCTGTGGCGATTGGCATGGTTATGGCAAACACTCTTGCTTGCGAACTGGGGCTTTTAAGCGCAGATGAAGCACAAAAAATCAAAAACGCACTAGAAGCATATAACCTGCCAACAAGCTATAAAATAAAAGATACAAATGCCTTTTATGAAGCCTTTTTTCACGATAAAAAAAGCATGGGTGGAAATATAAAGTTTATTTTAACAAATGGTAAAATTGGCTCGCATATCATCAAAGGCGATATAAGCAAAGATGTCGTAATCAAGGTGCTTAGCAGGTTTTACTAGAAACTAGAATTCCATAGGGAATTCTAGTTTTGCTAAAATCTAGAATTCTCTAGGGAATTCTAGATTTAAAATTATAAAAAGGAGAAGTGATGAGAGCTTTATTTTTGTTAGCGATTTTTGTTTTTGCTCTTTTGGCTAATGAAACAGCAGCACAAACCGAACCGCCAAAGCTCTCAGAGAGTGATCAAAAAATAAAAATTAAAGAAATAGATGCAAAGCTAGCAAACAATATCTGGGCTAGAGAATACGCAAACTACATGCTCTACACTAAGCTAGAACGCGAGCTAGCACTAGCTAAGGAGCAAGCAAACAAAGGTACTACTGACCTTGAACTAGAAAATCAAATCAAACGCCTAAGCGCTCAGCTTGATGCGCTAAAAGACTTTGCTAAATCGCCCTTTGTTACGCTTTTGGTCCCACCAAATATAGAAGCCTCTCCGCAAATTACAAATCCACTTGCTCTTTTTGGCGGTTTTTCGTATCTAAAAAGCCTTAATCAAACAAAAGAAAGCTACGAAAATCTGCTAAAAGAAATACAAATAGCCTCAAAGGCTCTAAAAGAGAAAAAAGATCTTTTAAGCGATGAGGCGCAAATAGCCGAGCTTGAAGCTCAGATTTCTGAGTTTGAAATCGCTAGTGTCACTGCAAATACAACTTTTTCTATATTTTCAAAAAAAATTGATGAAAGCATAGCTGAGATAAATGCTAAAATCACCGCTCAAATCAAGCATAGCTTTGTGATTTTAGGCAGCATTCTCTCAGTTTTTCTAATCGGCATTGTGGCAAAATTTAGCATTCACCATTATATGAAAGATAATCAAAAGTTCTATACCATAAATAAATTTATAAACATCACTGGCTTTATTATTATAGTCTTTATCTTGCTTTTTGCTTATATTGAAAATGTAAATTACCTAATTACCATTTTAGGTTTTGCCTCAGCTGGTTTAGCAATTGCGATGAAAGATATGTTTATGAGCTTGCTTGGATGGAGTGTTATTCTTGCTGGCGGTAGCTTTCATGTGGGTGATCGCATAAAAGTGCGTTATGAAAATGGAGATTTAGTAGGCGATATCATTGATATTAGCTTACTTCGCATGACGCTATACGAGGATATCACGCTTACAACCTACAAGCAAAACCGCAGGTCAGGTCGCATAATCTTTATCCCAAATAACTATATATTCACAGCTACCATAGCAAACTACACGCATAGCGGTATGAAAACAGTCTGGGATGGCATAGATATAGCAATTACCTTTGATAGCAATCACAAAAAGGCTGTTTACATTGTAAAAAGCATAGTTCGCCACTACTCAAAGGGCTTTACAGATGTAGCAAAAACACAGATGAATAAGTTGCGAGATCAATACAGCATAAAAAATACAAATGTAGAACCTCGCATTTATACTTTCTTAGAACCCCATGCAATCGTCGTTAGCGCGTGGTATAAAACAAACTCTTATGCTACTCTAGCACTGCGCTCAAATATCAGCGCAGATATAATAGAAGCCTTTAACAAAGAAAATGATATCAAAATCGCCTATCCTCGCCAAACCCTTTATCTAGGGAGAGATAAGGGACCTTTGCCAAGCGATGAGGCATGGGAGCAAAACTCATGAGTAAGGTCTTTGTCAAAACCTTTGGCTGTCGTACAAATATAGTTGATAGCGAGCTAATTAAAGCTCATTTAGACAATTCTTTAAGCAGCGATGAAGCAAGCGCAGATACTATCATAATCAATGCTTGTACTGTCACAAACGGAGCTGATAGCGATGTGAGAAACTACGCAAATCGCATGAGTGCTTTGGGTAAAAAAGTGCTTTTTACAGGCTGTGGCTTTGAGAGTAGGGGAAGGGAGCTGATGGAGGCTGGCAAAGTCTTTGGCGTCTTTTCGCCGGCTAAAAAAGCTGAGATTAAAGAGCTAATATCAAGGAATTCTAGATTTTTTGAAAATGGCAGCAGCGATTTTGTAGAAAATCATGTAATAAGCGGCTTTTCTAAGCACTCAAAAGGCTTTGTTAAAATTCAAGAAGGTTGCGATTTTTCTTGTTCGTATTGCATTATCCCTAGTGTGCGTGGCAAGAGCCGTTCTATGAGCGAGGAATTTATCATCGCTCAAGCAAAAGAGCTAATCGCAAATGGCTACACAGAGCTTGTGCTAACTGGCACAAACATCGGCAGCTACGGTAAAGACAGCGGCTCTAGCCTAGGGCTTTTACTCCAAAAACTAGGTGCGCTAAATGGCTTAAAGCGCATCCGCCTTGGTAGCATAGAACCATCTCAAATTGATAATAGCTTTAAAGAGTGCTTTGGCGAGAGTTGGCTAGAACGCCACCTTCACATAGCCTTACAGCACACTAGCCAAGCTATGCTAAATATCATGCGCAGAGCAAATAAAGCGCATAAAGACAAAGAGCTTTTTTTAAGTCTTGCTGATATGGGCTTTGCTCTTGGCACAGATTTTATCGTAGCTCATCCTGGCGAGAGTGAGCAGATTTGGACTGAGGGCTTAGAGGCGTTTAAAGCCCTGCCGATTACTCATTTACACGCTTTTATTTATAGCAAGCGTGATGGCACAAGGTCTGCTAATATGAGCGAGCCTATCCCAAATGCCAAGCTAGCAAAAGAGCGTCTAAACACGCTAAAGCAAATCGCTAGCGAGCATAATCTAGAATTCCGTAAAAAAAAGCAAAAGCTAGATGTTTTTTGCGAACAAAAGGGCAAGGATGGGCTATATCATGGCTTTGATCAGTTTTATAACAAAATAGCAATAGAGTCAAACACAGACATCACTAAACAATGGTTGGAGATAGATGATTATGAAATCAGACCTGAGAGCAATTTTGCAAAAATTAACCGCTAATAAAAAATATCTTTTCTTTGGACTTTTGGCTCTGCTTTTTGCGCTTATTATCTTTGTGGCAATTCGTGCAGTACCAAAAGAAATCACAATCAGCGAATACGAAACACTACTAAGCCAAAACCTAATTAGCGATGCTGTGCTTGATGAAAATAGAGTGCTACTTAGCGTGGGACACTCGCGCTATTATGTACTAAAAGACAGCATTGATATGCGTGAGCTTGGCAAAAGAGTAGCAATTAGCGTAAAAAGTGGTTTTAGCACCGAGTTAACCTTGTTTATAGGGTTGGTGCTGGGGCTGTTTTTTTACTCGCTTTATTCTAGGCGCAAAAAACCAGCCACTCATCAAACAAGCGCAGAACTAAGCTCGTTAGTTGGGGCCGAGGCTATTACGCCAACTATATCAAATGTGCTATTTAAGGATGTTGCTGGCATTGATGAAGTAAAATCAGAGCTAATGGAAATAGTTGATTTTCTAAAACATCCACGCAAATATAGGGAGTTTGGTGTCAAACTCCCTCGTGGCGTGCTGATGATAGGACCACCGGGTGTTGGCAAAACGCTAGTAGCAAAAGCCGTAGCAGGTGAGGCTGGGGTGCCGTTTTTTTATCAAAGTGGCGCAAGCTTTGTTCAAATCTATGTAGGCATGGGCGCAAAAAGGGTGCGAGAGCTATTTGCTAAGGCTAAAAGCTTTGCTCCAAGCATAATTTTCATTGATGAAATAGACGCTGTCGGCAAGGCTAGAGGCGGTGGGCGAAATGATGAGAGAGAAGCCACGCTAAATCAGCTGCTAACCGAAATGGACGGCTTTAATGACAGCAGCGGCATAATAGTAATTGCTGCTACAAATAAGATTGAGATGATAGATGAAGCACTGCTGCGCTCAGGGCGTTTTGATAGGCGTGTGTTTTTGGCTCTACCTGATCTAAACGACCGCAAAGACATACTAAAATCATACCTAGCTAGCAAAAAGCATGAAGTAGACATCGACGCTCTTGCTAGGCACACTACAGGATTTAGCGGTGCTGGGCTAGCTACTTTGGTAAATGAAGCGGCGATAAATGCTATTAGAGAAAAAAGAGTGCTTATTAGCGATGATGATTTTAAGGCTGTTTTTAGCAAAGTGCTTCACGGAAAACGCAAAATTGGCGCTCTAAACGAGGCTGAAAAACAGCTCCAAGCTCTATATAAAGCCGCTAAGGCTTTAAGTGCTGAGTGGTTTGGTGTGGAGTTTGAGAGAATTTCGCTGCTTGAAGAGCGTTTTATAGACTACGACCATGAAATAAAAAGCAAAAGCGAAATCATCGCAAAAATCAAAGTGCTATTAGCAGGCAGAGAAGCGATGAAAATCTATCAAAATGAGCTATATAGCAACTGCGCTAGTGATGTAGCTCTAGCAAGAGAGCTAGCACATAAGGCAGTTAGCGAGTATGCGATGAGCAAAAATCTACTTGCTAGTGAGGCTGATGTGCTAGAAATCTTAGAGAGTGCGCAAGCACAAGTAGCAGAGTTTATCTCTAACATGCAAGCCCAGCTTGAGGCTATAAGTGAGTTTTTGGCTCAAAATGAGAGCATAAGCAGAGCTGAGGTAGCAAATATCATAAAGGCAAAATATGAGCAACACTGAAAAAAAAGCAAAAATAGGAATTCTTACAATTAGCGATAGAGCCAGTGCTGGCGTGTATGAGGACAAAAGCGGAGCGGCTATCAAAGAGTGCTTAGAGCTGTGGATAAAAACGCCTTTTGAGTGTGATTATAAGGTAATTCCTGATGAGTTTGAGCTAATTTGCCAGGCTCTGCGCTCTTTTTGTGATGATGGCTGTGATCTAGTGCTAAGCACTGGCGGCACAGGCCCAGCTCTGCGTGATATCACGCCTGAGGCAACGCTAGCTGTGTGTCAAAAAGAACTTCCTGGCTTTGGCGAGCTTATGAGAATGACTAGCTTAAAGTATGTGCCAACAGCGATTTTATCTCGCCAGACAGCTGGTATTTTAGACTCATCGCTTATCATAAATCTACCCGGTCAGCCAAAGGCGATAAAAGAGTGCTTGGAGCCGATTTTTCCTGCTATTCCATACTGCCTTGATCTAATAGGTG
Above is a genomic segment from Campylobacter magnus containing:
- the aroB gene encoding 3-dehydroquinate synthase translates to MKEIKLDLGNYSYSVFIGPLGELNFAGKVAVVTNPKVAGLHLKTLLSKIKAPEVYAISVPDGEEYKNLSSVESILEQCFTSKLDRKSTIISFGGGVISDMAGFAASIYERGIGYVGVPTTLLAAVDASVGGKTGVNNKFGKNLIGSFYQPSAVYIDTSFLATLDSREIAAGMAEAIKMAVMFDEGFFNELAKKSLSYDEIIAKCVSLKADVVSQDEKEAGLRAVLNYGHTFAHVIECEGGYSTHLHGEAVAIGMVMANTLACELGLLSADEAQKIKNALEAYNLPTSYKIKDTNAFYEAFFHDKKSMGGNIKFILTNGKIGSHIIKGDISKDVVIKVLSRFY
- a CDS encoding mechanosensitive ion channel domain-containing protein, with amino-acid sequence MRALFLLAIFVFALLANETAAQTEPPKLSESDQKIKIKEIDAKLANNIWAREYANYMLYTKLERELALAKEQANKGTTDLELENQIKRLSAQLDALKDFAKSPFVTLLVPPNIEASPQITNPLALFGGFSYLKSLNQTKESYENLLKEIQIASKALKEKKDLLSDEAQIAELEAQISEFEIASVTANTTFSIFSKKIDESIAEINAKITAQIKHSFVILGSILSVFLIGIVAKFSIHHYMKDNQKFYTINKFINITGFIIIVFILLFAYIENVNYLITILGFASAGLAIAMKDMFMSLLGWSVILAGGSFHVGDRIKVRYENGDLVGDIIDISLLRMTLYEDITLTTYKQNRRSGRIIFIPNNYIFTATIANYTHSGMKTVWDGIDIAITFDSNHKKAVYIVKSIVRHYSKGFTDVAKTQMNKLRDQYSIKNTNVEPRIYTFLEPHAIVVSAWYKTNSYATLALRSNISADIIEAFNKENDIKIAYPRQTLYLGRDKGPLPSDEAWEQNS
- the mtaB gene encoding tRNA (N(6)-L-threonylcarbamoyladenosine(37)-C(2))-methylthiotransferase MtaB, encoding MGAKLMSKVFVKTFGCRTNIVDSELIKAHLDNSLSSDEASADTIIINACTVTNGADSDVRNYANRMSALGKKVLFTGCGFESRGRELMEAGKVFGVFSPAKKAEIKELISRNSRFFENGSSDFVENHVISGFSKHSKGFVKIQEGCDFSCSYCIIPSVRGKSRSMSEEFIIAQAKELIANGYTELVLTGTNIGSYGKDSGSSLGLLLQKLGALNGLKRIRLGSIEPSQIDNSFKECFGESWLERHLHIALQHTSQAMLNIMRRANKAHKDKELFLSLADMGFALGTDFIVAHPGESEQIWTEGLEAFKALPITHLHAFIYSKRDGTRSANMSEPIPNAKLAKERLNTLKQIASEHNLEFRKKKQKLDVFCEQKGKDGLYHGFDQFYNKIAIESNTDITKQWLEIDDYEIRPESNFAKINR
- a CDS encoding AAA family ATPase, with the protein product MKSDLRAILQKLTANKKYLFFGLLALLFALIIFVAIRAVPKEITISEYETLLSQNLISDAVLDENRVLLSVGHSRYYVLKDSIDMRELGKRVAISVKSGFSTELTLFIGLVLGLFFYSLYSRRKKPATHQTSAELSSLVGAEAITPTISNVLFKDVAGIDEVKSELMEIVDFLKHPRKYREFGVKLPRGVLMIGPPGVGKTLVAKAVAGEAGVPFFYQSGASFVQIYVGMGAKRVRELFAKAKSFAPSIIFIDEIDAVGKARGGGRNDEREATLNQLLTEMDGFNDSSGIIVIAATNKIEMIDEALLRSGRFDRRVFLALPDLNDRKDILKSYLASKKHEVDIDALARHTTGFSGAGLATLVNEAAINAIREKRVLISDDDFKAVFSKVLHGKRKIGALNEAEKQLQALYKAAKALSAEWFGVEFERISLLEERFIDYDHEIKSKSEIIAKIKVLLAGREAMKIYQNELYSNCASDVALARELAHKAVSEYAMSKNLLASEADVLEILESAQAQVAEFISNMQAQLEAISEFLAQNESISRAEVANIIKAKYEQH
- the mog gene encoding molybdopterin adenylyltransferase, with product MSNTEKKAKIGILTISDRASAGVYEDKSGAAIKECLELWIKTPFECDYKVIPDEFELICQALRSFCDDGCDLVLSTGGTGPALRDITPEATLAVCQKELPGFGELMRMTSLKYVPTAILSRQTAGILDSSLIINLPGQPKAIKECLEPIFPAIPYCLDLIGAAYIETDENYIKAFRPKNKK